Within the Cotesia glomerata isolate CgM1 linkage group LG6, MPM_Cglom_v2.3, whole genome shotgun sequence genome, the region aaaaatttataggttATTTTTCGCTAAAATCaccaacaaaataattatctattcTAGCGCTCAACTTTTGaccattcattttttaaatcagctGTTCCATTGCAATGataatattatgataaaagtgTCTTATAAACACCAGCAAAGATTCTAAAcacttttatatattagttCATTGTTCAATAACATAAATTGTCATAAGACTTGAAAAAGCGAAGGCTTAACTCTCTGtattagagagagagagagagagagcgaATGATCccctgatagccacacttactataaaattacttGTAGTATAGAAAGTTTGGTCAAAGTTAACGTCAAGTTCACTCAAAAACTTGTACAGTAACAGTGTTCCCATCCGTCACATAATTATCGTAAACGTCACATAATTTGAAGCATTATACGATCGTACATCCGACTTTGATTATGTGACGAAAAGTTACGATAAAATGAGTCTTGTACGGTAATTGTACGATAATTTTCGATATGTTTGATTTTCATTCTTATCCATGCGGGTTAACTTTCATTTATTACCTGCTCGAAGTATGCAGCACCCCGCGGGTGCCCTATCGCCCTACACAGTTTATTTTGTTATgctaatgtttaataaattaatatgaatcaatatataaaattgattatttttttatttgatttcatttcatgaagaaacattttttttgtaaatatttttcaagagtAAATTTATGTccgaattttaaatgaaaatattttggcataaaaaaaatttaaactatgtAAATTTAGTCAAGAacttaagtttaaaattttttttttgtgcgtacgataatttttcagaagatCCGATAATTTGACGGCACTGTGTCGATCAGACAAGCAAAAGTTTCTGGGAATACTGTACCACGGAGCTTAGATAgacttggctatcagggtagtCACGTcagtagtaaaaaatttttgtgcttCGTTTTTTTACCGATAAATTACCTACCGATGTAAAAAAGAGACAAATTCTGATAATCTGCCATAtcccctgatagccaagttggccgcaactttctgtcaatctactgccgcaacttgtcaccaacttggcggcaactcttggaaagtaactcggttggtgtcaacttgttcaccaagttgtcggcaaaagttgctctgaaactttttcacaccaagttgacgataagtttctcaagaaatttggcgacatattgcggcagtagattggtctcttttttctcagaaacttgtagccaacttggcgccaacagttacaaattcggaagttgaccgcaagttgtcgctaagttggtggcaactatctgacaccaacttggttggtctgaaactgtggctatcagggtcaATGagtaccctgatagccaagttggtCCGAACTTTCCGTCGatttactgccgcaacttgtcaccaagttgACAGCAAGTCTTGGAAATGAACTCggttgttcaccaagttgacaccaagttgtcggcaaaaaTTGCTTTCGAAACTCTTTCGCGCCAAGTTGACgacaagtttctcaagaaatttggcgacatattgcggcagtagattggtcttgtttttctcagaaacttgtagccaacttgacgccaacagttacaaattcggaagttgaccgcaagttgtcgctaagttggtggcaactatctgacaccaacctggttggtctgaaactgtggctatcagggtattTTCACTCATTTTGTCCAACTTCACTAAAAGTTCACATCAAGACTTTTACTACAACATTTTGATAAAAGTTAAAGTTAATTTCCAGCCCTAGATTGTATAAAAGTTGGATTGCAATTTAACGTTAACTTTTATAATTGGATGGCTATCAGGGGACACGGTGTTTTACGACGATGCTGCCGCCCTGGTAGTAATTTGTGCGTCTCCCAACTTTtgatagcaaaaaaattaaattagccgacatttgaaaatttttataatttattttattgaaaaataatttttaaaaaaattttcatatgtagaaaatttaaaaaattatacgtggagtttttaaaaaatagctttttagttataatttttaattaataaaaaaaatcaaaaatttttaagtgtcggctaataataataacgttagccgacatttttgatttttttattttgcttaatttattaaattatacctaaaaatatttttaaaaaattgcactgagtttttcaaattttttacaaattaaatttttgttttatttttttgctataattttttcaataaaaaaattcttaaaaattttaattaaaattaagttagccaaaaaataatttttatagtttttttttattaaaaaaattattacaaaataattaaaaaaaaattttcatttgtaaaaaactcgaaaaactgaaagtgtaattttaaaaaaatattttttaattctactttaataattaaaaaaaaaattaaaaacgtgagctaattttattattataaaatttttagatatcagctaacttaattttcataaaataaaaagaaaacaatttttttaaattttctataattgatttttaaattttaataaaatttatttttttatattttataaaagtaattttaccttttaaatttttgcgctaatttttttttcaaaatggcGCAGACGCACGCGCAAATAAGACTAACAGCGCTCCTTACGGCACTTAcgttactaataataattagaaattcGAATTTTCAAGTTTGAGCTTGTTTGTGGTGACGACGCTAACGGTTTGCAATGCTAAAAAACGTTTATTGTGTTATCAATAAACATAAATtacaaacaataaataataacagtgAAAAAGTTTATAGtgtctcaaaataaaaattattttattaccagGAACATTTAAAGGtaagagaatttttaaattagtccTAAATAAccccaaaataaataaaataaccaaaaaataaaacacacCCATCAGCCAACTGTCaccttaaataataaatttattttatttataggcataaaataaaataaaaacttacaaATATTAATCATGGTTCTTAATAAGAACGACCTGGACCGGAAGTTCTCTCCAAAtaagtctaaaaaaataggaaaacgCCGGTCGTTGGGCCGGGGACCTCCCAAGCCCAGCACCAGTGGTAGCACCTCCAAAGCATTGAAAGGCGATGAAGAGAAAACCAGCATCAAAGTTATAGTTCGTGTGCGACCGGCTAATGATCGGGAAGATCAGGATAATTTTCGCACCGTCGTTAAAGTCATCGACGACAAAATGATGATTTTCGACCCCAAGGAAGAGGAAAATCCCTTTTTCTACCGCGGCGTGGTTCAGAAAGGCCGCGACCTTCTTAAAAAGCAGAATAAAGAGCTCCAGTTTATTTTCGATCATGTTTTCGACATAACTGCTACAAATGAAGAAGTTTTCGAGGGAACTACGAAGGAGATTATCAATGATTTGCTAGAAGGTTATAATTGCTCTGTCTTTGCTTACGGAGCGACCGGAGCTGGGAAAACGCACACCATGCTTGGCAAAGATCACGATCCGGGGATAACTTATCGAACCATGGCGGAGTTATTCAACCAGATAGAGACTCAGAGCGAACATCGGGATTTTAATCTGGGTGTTACTTATTTAGGTACgagctttattttttttttttttttttttttttttttttttatattatattgatatttatttttaattttattaggagagtagaaaaaaatttttttaattagattattaatttttcatctatatttattattatagcagATGAATTTTAATACCAGAGaatcttttaatatttaaatgaaatttaatttaaatttactcagTGAATATGTAAGAATATTGTTGAGAGAAAATTAAACATGGCATATATTCACtgagttaaatttattgtttatttatgaggtgacatttaaaattaatattatattatgaaattaattttttatttaattaaattggatATATAAATTGAAAGTTACTTAAtcttattcaatttatttttcaattttatttacttttttttttttaattaaatcatattttaaaacagtaaatatatttattatgttgaaaattaagaattgactgaaattttctacaaaagcgtgttactcaaaaataataataataataactagcaaccttgcagtcactatgtaactgccgtgatttgtgaactataaataaaaaaaattttgttttgttaaataatgatttttgttaaattccatttaactttcttaaatattgaagtttttaaaaatataagctcatcccgatgttacactcatcaagagctttcatttgagtacccacatgcattttgatatatttttcatatacacatatatataatatataaatatatgaaaaattgatgtgggtactcaaatgaaaggtcttgatgagtgtaacatcggaatgagcttatttctttaaaaaagtcaatattttataagatacaaggtaatttcttaattattgatatttttaaagatataagctcatcccgacattgcactcatcgagacctttcatttgagtacccatatggcattttttatatattttatgtatatggtatttgtaaaatatataaatatataaaatatgtatgaaaaattgatgtgggtactcaaatgaaaggtctcgatgagtgtaatgtcaggatgagcttatatctttaaaaatgtcaatagtgcACAAGATACCAagcaatttcttaattattaacgattttaaagatataaatatatattttatatatttatatattttacaaataccatatatataaaatatataaaaaatgccatgtgggtactcaaatgaaaggtctcgatgagtgcaatgtcgggatgagcttatatctttaaaaatatcaataattaagaaattaccttgtatcttataaaatattgacttttttaaagaaataagctcattccgatgttacactcatcaaaagctttcatttgagtacctacatgcatttttatttatttttcatatatacataaatataaaatatataaatatatgaaaaattgatgtgggtactcaaataaaaggtcttgatgaccGTAACATCAAattgagcttatatctttaaaaaagtctatagttcacaaggtacaaggtcatttcttagttcttgacatttttaaaaaaataacaacaataataaaaatcaaaacttaTTCCTATCCAGAAATCTACAACGAAAATGTCCAAGACCTTTTGCACCGCATAGGCCCTCTAGCCCTCCGCGAAGACGGCCGAGCAGGTGTAGTAGTCTCCggtctaaaaataaaaacaataaaaaacgCTGAAGAGCTGCTGTCTCTGCTGGCCCAGGGTAACAGAAACCGAACCCAACACCCGACAGACGCAAACGCTGAATCCAGTCGAAGTCACGCGGTCTTCCAAGTCTACGTGAACATCACCAACAAACTCGACGGCCAAGTAAAGCAAGTAAAGCTCTCCATGATCGACCTTGCAGGCAGCGAGCGAGCTTCCGCGACTGGTTGCAAAGGCGCGAGGTTCAAAGAAGGCGCGAACATCAATAAATCGCTCCTCGCTCTCGGCAATTGCATCAACAATCTCGCGGAAGGTATCAAACACATTCCCTACCGAGACAGCAAGCTAACTCGTTTATTAAAAGACTCTCTTGGCGGAAATTGCCGCACCGTGATGATCGCAAACATCGGGCCCTCTAGTCTGAGCTACGAGGACACTTACAACACGCTCCGTTACGCCAATCGcgccaaaaaaataaagacatACATGACCAAGAATATTATATCCTGCGAGATGCACGTCACAGGTTACAAAAATCTCGTCGATGAGCAGAAGAAGGAAATTGCGATgcttaaacaaaaattactgATGTTAGAATCACGTCCACGTATTAATTCCCCAGAGAAGGACCACGAGGACAATAAAAAAGAcattaaagaatttaaagaCCGGCTAATTGCActgatggaaaataaattactgctaaatgaaaaaattcttgcgCTTCAGAgcgctgataaaattttatgctgCAGAATTCAGTTTAAAATCTCAGCTGATAAGCGGCTCCACAAGCTGACTAATAATCAGGATTTATTACCGCATGATCAAAACGCCAGTGGAAAGTCTAGagttaataaatctttagGACATTTTAAGAGACAGCGAGATATTGTTA harbors:
- the LOC123267292 gene encoding kinesin-like protein KIF18A, which encodes MVLNKNDLDRKFSPNKSKKIGKRRSLGRGPPKPSTSGSTSKALKGDEEKTSIKVIVRVRPANDREDQDNFRTVVKVIDDKMMIFDPKEEENPFFYRGVVQKGRDLLKKQNKELQFIFDHVFDITATNEEVFEGTTKEIINDLLEGYNCSVFAYGATGAGKTHTMLGKDHDPGITYRTMAELFNQIETQSEHRDFNLGVTYLEIYNENVQDLLHRIGPLALREDGRAGVVVSGLKIKTIKNAEELLSLLAQGNRNRTQHPTDANAESSRSHAVFQVYVNITNKLDGQVKQVKLSMIDLAGSERASATGCKGARFKEGANINKSLLALGNCINNLAEGIKHIPYRDSKLTRLLKDSLGGNCRTVMIANIGPSSLSYEDTYNTLRYANRAKKIKTYMTKNIISCEMHVTGYKNLVDEQKKEIAMLKQKLLMLESRPRINSPEKDHEDNKKDIKEFKDRLIALMENKLLLNEKILALQSADKILCCRIQFKISADKRLHKLTNNQDLLPHDQNASGKSRVNKSLGHFKRQRDIVKAQMEEAWTELRKVEKSIAAFDEEARSKGLADKLAETYAQQKSRLENARNQQQIEHTKKISSLQQCELDSVDTITKMMSNTLQSYYSMMRGYGTLTEKMKLEFKQLIKSLEGVRNIKWADADLGTSQDAYTLICLSTDELADPLRMEMPIHLPSYNEEDDLPATPPCLELAGSAEVNKTFEGTPEGIGNSTITLDSESQGSQDEDGDEKSGIDASQLNNTFNLVENKAKKRVLVDKVAPKVPLKQAKRLSPKSRLGAGGSGLVAGKENKVQGSQKPMSVMSAKSVAILNKLKTERAKLGNTSEVNTSNDSTFKLVRSKERREIKKNHPYINAKSKINSTAQSSRVPW